One Serinicoccus chungangensis genomic window carries:
- a CDS encoding ubiquinol-cytochrome c reductase iron-sulfur subunit, which produces MTPTPLEPHPVGSCSPACAPALARRRLLAAGGGVVVTGSLAACAGGQEDAAGQEDAAGPSGPADADPAASDPADGGTRVPLADVPVGGSVFLEDADIVVGQPTEGEVVAYDATCPHQGCMVSTTGEDGTLVCPCHGSAFALADGAVVQGPATEGLATLTAAVDGADVVISG; this is translated from the coding sequence ATGACCCCGACGCCCCTCGAGCCTCACCCGGTGGGGAGCTGCTCGCCCGCCTGCGCGCCCGCCCTGGCCCGTCGTCGCCTGCTGGCGGCCGGCGGTGGGGTGGTGGTCACCGGCTCGCTGGCCGCCTGCGCGGGCGGTCAGGAGGACGCGGCGGGTCAGGAGGACGCGGCGGGCCCGTCGGGCCCCGCCGACGCGGACCCGGCAGCCTCGGATCCGGCCGACGGGGGGACGAGGGTGCCGCTGGCGGACGTGCCGGTCGGAGGCAGCGTCTTCCTCGAGGACGCCGACATCGTCGTCGGGCAGCCCACCGAGGGTGAGGTGGTGGCCTACGACGCCACCTGCCCGCACCAGGGCTGCATGGTGTCCACCACGGGCGAGGACGGGACCCTCGTGTGCCCGTGCCACGGCAGCGCCTTCGCCCTGGCCGACGGAGCCGTCGTCCAGGGGCCGGCGACGGAAGGGCTGGCCACCCTGACGGCCGCGGTGGACGGCGCCGACGTCGTCATCAGTGGCTGA
- the uvrA gene encoding excinuclease ABC subunit UvrA translates to MSRARHDRLVVQGAREHNLRDVSVDIPRDSLVVFTGLSGSGKSSLAFDTIFAEGQRRYVESLSAYARMFLGQMDKPDVDFIEGLSPAVSIDQKSTNRNPRSTVGTITEVYDYLRLLFARVGRPHCPVCGEPVERQTPQQVVDRLLQLPTGVRYQLLAPVVRGRKGEFVDLFAELQSKGFARARVDGQLVTLTDPPTLEKQKKHSIDVVVDRLVSKAGDGAESGAPDRAYARRLTDSVETALSLAGGIMVAEFVDVPADGADAGDRPAPLDQDGEALPRERRFSERMACPNDHPLSIDEVEPRSFSFNSPFGACPDCTGIGVELEVDPELVVREDLSILGGALVPWSTASGLSDYFLRVLGGLSDDLGFRMDVPWKELPGRARDAILEGYKHKVHVRYRNRFGRERSYSTGFEGVLPYVKRKHAETESESSRERYEGYMREVPCPTCRGARLKPEILAILVGGRSIAEVCALPLDQCADFLSTVDYTAREAAIAGQVSREIDARLGFLLDVGLDYLSLDRPAGTLSGGEAQRIRLATQIGSGLVGVLYVLDEPSIGLHQRDNHRLIETLTRLRDLGNTLIVVEHDEDTIATADWVVDIGPGAGEHGGHVVHSGSVDGLLKHPTSLTGQYLSGRKAIETPTDRRPQDGRRVVVRGAREHNLQQVDVGFPLGNLVAVTGVSGSGKSTLVNDILYRVLANQLNGARHVPGRHRKVEGLDQLDKVVHVDQSPIGRTPRSNPATYTGLFDHIRKLFATTTEAKVRGYQPGRFSFNVKGGRCEACSGDGTLKIEMNFLPDVYVPCEVCQGKRYNRETLEVHFKGRTISDVLEMPIEEAAEFFSAVPVLARHLTTLVQVGLGYVRLGQPATTLSGGEAQRVKLAAELQKRSTGRTIYVLDEPTTGLHFEDIRRLLGVLQGLVDKGNTVLVIEHNLDVIKSADWVVDLGPEGGRGGGKVVAEGTPEQVARVALSHTGRFLAPVLGLDRRSSA, encoded by the coding sequence GTGTCACGTGCCCGTCACGACCGCCTCGTCGTCCAGGGCGCGCGCGAGCACAACCTGCGTGACGTCTCGGTCGACATCCCGCGCGACTCCCTCGTCGTGTTCACCGGGCTGTCGGGCTCGGGCAAGTCCTCGCTCGCCTTCGACACCATCTTCGCCGAGGGCCAGCGCCGCTACGTCGAGTCGCTGTCGGCCTACGCCCGGATGTTCCTCGGCCAGATGGACAAGCCCGACGTGGACTTCATCGAGGGCCTCTCACCGGCGGTCTCCATCGACCAGAAGTCGACCAACCGCAACCCGCGGTCGACGGTCGGCACCATCACCGAGGTCTACGACTACCTGAGGCTGCTGTTCGCCCGGGTGGGTCGGCCGCACTGCCCGGTGTGCGGGGAGCCGGTCGAGCGGCAGACCCCCCAGCAGGTGGTGGACCGCCTGCTCCAGCTGCCGACGGGGGTCCGCTACCAGCTTCTGGCCCCGGTGGTCCGGGGGCGCAAGGGCGAGTTCGTCGACCTCTTCGCCGAGCTGCAGTCCAAGGGCTTCGCCCGCGCCCGGGTCGACGGGCAGCTCGTGACCCTCACCGACCCGCCGACCCTGGAGAAGCAGAAGAAGCACAGCATCGACGTGGTGGTCGACCGTCTGGTCAGCAAGGCGGGTGACGGGGCGGAGTCCGGAGCCCCCGACCGGGCCTACGCGCGCCGGCTCACCGACTCGGTGGAGACGGCCCTGTCGCTGGCCGGCGGCATCATGGTCGCGGAGTTCGTCGACGTCCCCGCGGACGGCGCCGACGCCGGGGACCGCCCCGCGCCGCTGGACCAGGACGGCGAGGCCCTCCCCCGGGAGAGGCGGTTCTCCGAGCGCATGGCCTGCCCCAACGACCACCCGCTGTCGATCGACGAGGTCGAGCCGCGCTCCTTCTCCTTCAACAGCCCCTTCGGCGCCTGCCCGGACTGCACCGGGATCGGGGTCGAGCTCGAGGTGGACCCCGAGCTGGTCGTGCGGGAGGACCTCAGCATCCTCGGCGGGGCGCTGGTGCCGTGGTCGACGGCCTCCGGGCTGAGCGACTACTTCCTGCGCGTCCTCGGGGGGCTCTCCGACGACCTGGGCTTCCGCATGGACGTCCCCTGGAAGGAGCTGCCGGGGCGGGCGCGCGACGCCATCCTCGAGGGCTACAAGCACAAGGTGCACGTGCGCTACCGCAACCGCTTCGGCCGGGAGCGCAGCTACTCCACCGGGTTCGAGGGGGTGCTGCCCTACGTCAAGCGCAAGCACGCCGAGACCGAGTCGGAGAGCAGCAGGGAGCGCTACGAGGGCTACATGCGGGAGGTCCCCTGCCCCACCTGCCGAGGTGCGCGCCTCAAGCCGGAGATCCTCGCCATCCTCGTCGGGGGGCGCAGCATCGCCGAGGTCTGCGCCTTGCCGCTGGACCAGTGCGCCGACTTCCTCTCCACGGTGGACTACACCGCCCGCGAGGCAGCCATCGCGGGTCAGGTCAGCCGGGAGATCGACGCCCGGCTCGGGTTCCTGCTCGACGTGGGTCTGGACTACCTCTCCCTCGACCGCCCGGCCGGGACGCTCTCGGGGGGCGAGGCCCAGCGGATCCGGCTGGCCACCCAGATCGGCTCCGGCCTGGTCGGGGTCCTCTACGTCCTGGACGAGCCGAGCATCGGGCTGCACCAGCGCGACAACCACCGCCTCATCGAGACGCTGACCCGCCTGCGCGACCTCGGCAACACCCTCATCGTCGTGGAGCACGACGAGGACACCATCGCCACGGCGGACTGGGTGGTCGACATCGGTCCGGGCGCGGGTGAGCACGGCGGGCACGTCGTGCACAGCGGGTCCGTGGACGGGCTGCTGAAGCACCCCACCTCCCTGACCGGCCAGTACCTCTCCGGCCGCAAGGCCATCGAGACGCCCACGGACCGTCGCCCGCAGGACGGGCGGCGGGTGGTGGTGCGGGGCGCCCGGGAGCACAACCTGCAGCAGGTCGACGTGGGCTTCCCGCTGGGCAACCTGGTCGCGGTGACCGGGGTCAGCGGGTCGGGCAAGTCCACCCTGGTCAACGACATCCTCTACCGGGTGCTCGCCAACCAGCTCAACGGAGCCCGCCACGTGCCCGGCCGGCACCGCAAGGTGGAGGGTCTGGACCAGCTCGACAAGGTCGTCCACGTCGACCAGAGCCCGATCGGACGGACCCCCCGCAGCAACCCGGCCACCTACACCGGGCTGTTCGACCACATCCGCAAGCTCTTCGCGACGACCACCGAGGCCAAGGTCCGCGGCTACCAGCCCGGACGCTTCTCCTTCAACGTCAAGGGGGGCCGGTGCGAGGCGTGCTCCGGCGACGGCACGCTGAAGATCGAGATGAACTTCCTGCCCGACGTCTACGTGCCCTGCGAGGTCTGCCAGGGCAAGCGCTACAACCGGGAGACGCTGGAGGTGCACTTCAAGGGGCGCACCATCTCCGACGTGCTGGAGATGCCCATCGAGGAGGCCGCGGAGTTCTTCTCGGCGGTCCCCGTGCTGGCCCGCCACCTCACGACGCTGGTCCAGGTGGGCCTGGGCTACGTGCGCCTGGGGCAGCCGGCCACCACGCTGTCCGGGGGAGAGGCGCAACGGGTCAAGCTCGCCGCCGAGCTGCAGAAGCGCTCGACGGGACGCACCATCTACGTTCTCGACGAGCCGACGACCGGCCTGCACTTCGAGGACATCCGCCGGCTGCTCGGGGTCCTCCAGGGCCTGGTCGACAAGGGCAACACCGTCCTCGTCATCGAGCACAACCTCGACGTCATCAAGTCCGCCGACTGGGTCGTCGACCTCGGGCCCGAGGGTGGCCGGGGCGGCGGCAAGGTGGTGGCCGAGGGCACTCCCGAGCAGGTCGCGCGGGTGGCCCTGAGCCATACTGGTCGCTTCCTCGCACCCGTCCTCGGTCTGGATCGGAGGTCCAGCGCATGA
- the gap gene encoding type I glyceraldehyde-3-phosphate dehydrogenase, with protein sequence MTVRVGINGFGRIGRNFMRAVLASGADIEIVAVNDLTDNATLAHLLKYDSILGRLGAEVTSTEDEIRIDGKAVKAFAEKDPAALPWGELDVDVVVESTGIFTDATKAKAHLDGGAKKVIISAPAKNEDITVVMGVNEKDYDPAAHTIISNASCTTNCLAPMAKVLNDEFGIVKGLMTTIHAYTADQNLQDGPHSDLRRARAAALNIVPTKTGAAQAVALVLPELKGKFDGYALRVPTPTGSATDLTFQASREVTVEEVNAAVKKAAEGELRGILTYTEDPIVSKDIETDPASCIFDSGLTKVIGDQVKVVGWYDNEWGYSNRLVDLVALVGSSL encoded by the coding sequence ATGACCGTCCGCGTAGGGATCAACGGCTTCGGTCGCATCGGCCGCAACTTCATGCGGGCCGTGCTGGCCTCGGGGGCCGACATCGAGATCGTCGCTGTCAACGACCTCACCGACAACGCGACCTTGGCCCACCTGCTCAAGTACGACTCCATCCTGGGCCGGCTGGGCGCAGAGGTGACGAGCACCGAGGACGAGATCAGGATCGACGGCAAGGCCGTCAAGGCGTTCGCCGAGAAGGACCCCGCGGCCCTGCCCTGGGGCGAGCTGGACGTGGACGTGGTCGTCGAGTCCACGGGCATCTTCACCGACGCGACCAAGGCGAAGGCGCACCTCGACGGCGGGGCGAAGAAGGTCATCATCTCCGCGCCGGCCAAGAACGAGGACATCACGGTCGTCATGGGCGTCAACGAGAAGGACTACGACCCGGCCGCCCACACGATCATCTCGAACGCGTCCTGCACGACGAACTGCCTGGCCCCGATGGCCAAGGTCCTCAACGACGAGTTCGGCATCGTCAAGGGTCTGATGACCACCATCCACGCCTACACCGCCGACCAGAACCTCCAGGACGGCCCGCACAGCGACCTGCGCCGCGCCCGCGCCGCAGCGCTCAACATCGTGCCGACCAAGACCGGCGCCGCCCAGGCCGTCGCCCTCGTGCTCCCCGAGCTCAAGGGCAAGTTCGACGGCTACGCGCTGCGCGTCCCGACCCCGACCGGCTCGGCCACGGACCTCACCTTCCAGGCCTCCCGGGAGGTCACCGTGGAGGAGGTCAACGCCGCCGTGAAGAAGGCCGCCGAGGGCGAGCTCAGGGGCATCCTCACCTACACCGAGGACCCGATCGTGTCCAAGGACATCGAGACCGACCCGGCGTCCTGCATCTTCGACTCCGGTCTCACCAAGGTCATCGGTGACCAGGTCAAGGTGGTCGGCTGGTACGACAACGAGTGGGGCTACTCCAACCGCCTCGTCGACCTCGTCGCGCTGGTGGGCAGCTCGCTCTGA
- the uvrC gene encoding excinuclease ABC subunit UvrC, whose translation MADPRSYRPRPGEIPTDPGVYRFRDQHGRVIYVGKARSLRPRLSSYFQDLRALHPRTAQMVTTGASVEWTVVRNEVEALQLEYSWIKEFDPRFNVKYRDDKSYPYLAVTMGEEIPRAQVMRGKKRPGTRYFGPYTHAWAIRETMDTLLRVFPVRTCSAGVFRRAEQVGRPCLLGYIDKCSAPCVGRVDPEEHRAIAEDFCAFMAGDSARFVRDLEQRMRRASADLDFETAARLRDDLGALRKALERSAVVLSDATDADVYALAEDELEVAVQVFHVRGGRIRGQRGWVSEKGAESTPEVVEHLLQQVYGAERGEDVPREVLVPILPSGHEEVQEWLTGLRGARVGVRVPQRGDKRTLMQTVTRNAEQALARHKVARSGDLTLRSQALQELQEVLELDDAPLRIESFDISHVQGSDVVGSMVVFEDGLARKGEYRRFIVRSGTGDDTAAMHEVLTRRFRHLADAPTPGADEDGRPARFAYPPNLVVVDGGRPQVRAAQSALAEVGVADVAVIGLAKRLEEVWNADQDYPVVLPRTSEALYLLQRVRDEAHRFANTFHRQRRSRSMTTSALDGIPGLGPARQQALLRHLGSVKAVRTATVEQLQEVPGVGPALAAVVHERLSGERPAPAVNLSTGEVLE comes from the coding sequence GTGGCTGACCCGCGCAGCTACCGGCCCCGGCCCGGCGAGATCCCCACGGACCCCGGGGTCTACCGCTTCCGCGACCAGCACGGCCGGGTCATCTACGTCGGCAAGGCGCGCTCGCTCCGGCCCCGGCTCTCCTCCTACTTCCAGGACCTCAGGGCGCTGCACCCGAGGACGGCGCAGATGGTCACCACCGGCGCGAGCGTGGAGTGGACCGTCGTCCGCAACGAGGTCGAGGCCCTGCAGCTGGAGTACTCCTGGATCAAGGAGTTCGACCCCCGGTTCAACGTCAAGTACCGCGACGACAAGTCCTACCCCTACCTCGCCGTCACCATGGGCGAGGAGATCCCCCGCGCCCAGGTGATGCGCGGGAAGAAGCGTCCCGGCACCCGCTACTTCGGCCCCTACACCCATGCCTGGGCCATCCGGGAGACGATGGACACGCTGCTGCGCGTCTTCCCGGTCCGCACCTGCTCCGCAGGGGTCTTCCGCCGGGCGGAGCAGGTGGGCCGTCCGTGCCTCCTGGGCTACATCGACAAGTGCTCCGCCCCCTGCGTCGGCCGGGTCGACCCGGAGGAGCACCGTGCCATCGCCGAGGACTTCTGCGCCTTCATGGCCGGCGACAGCGCGCGCTTCGTGCGCGACCTGGAGCAGCGCATGCGTCGGGCCTCGGCCGACCTGGACTTCGAGACCGCGGCCCGGTTGCGGGACGACCTCGGAGCCCTGCGCAAGGCCCTCGAACGCTCCGCGGTCGTGCTGTCGGACGCGACCGACGCCGACGTCTACGCCCTCGCCGAGGACGAGCTCGAGGTGGCCGTGCAGGTCTTCCACGTCCGCGGCGGCCGGATCCGCGGGCAGCGGGGCTGGGTGAGCGAGAAGGGCGCCGAGTCCACCCCCGAGGTGGTCGAGCACCTGCTCCAGCAGGTCTACGGCGCCGAGCGCGGCGAGGACGTGCCGCGGGAGGTCCTCGTCCCCATCCTCCCGTCCGGGCACGAGGAGGTGCAGGAGTGGCTCACCGGGCTGCGCGGCGCCCGGGTGGGCGTCCGGGTGCCTCAACGCGGTGACAAGCGCACCCTCATGCAGACGGTGACGCGCAACGCCGAGCAGGCCCTGGCGCGGCACAAGGTGGCCCGGTCCGGGGACCTCACCCTGCGCTCGCAGGCGTTGCAGGAGCTGCAGGAGGTCCTGGAGCTGGACGACGCACCGCTGCGGATCGAGTCCTTCGACATCAGCCACGTCCAGGGCAGCGACGTGGTCGGGTCCATGGTCGTCTTCGAGGACGGGCTGGCGCGCAAGGGGGAGTACCGCCGGTTCATCGTCCGCTCGGGCACCGGCGACGACACCGCTGCGATGCACGAGGTGCTCACCCGGCGCTTCCGGCACCTCGCCGACGCGCCCACCCCCGGCGCGGACGAGGACGGCCGGCCGGCCAGGTTCGCCTACCCCCCCAACCTCGTCGTCGTGGACGGAGGGCGCCCTCAGGTCCGCGCCGCGCAGAGCGCCCTCGCCGAGGTGGGCGTCGCCGACGTCGCCGTCATCGGGCTCGCCAAGCGGCTCGAGGAGGTGTGGAACGCCGACCAGGACTACCCGGTCGTGCTTCCCCGCACCAGCGAGGCCCTCTACCTCCTGCAGCGCGTGCGCGACGAGGCCCACCGGTTCGCCAACACCTTCCACCGGCAGCGTCGATCCCGCAGCATGACCACGAGCGCCCTGGACGGCATCCCGGGTCTGGGGCCCGCGCGCCAGCAGGCCCTGCTCCGTCACCTCGGCTCGGTGAAGGCGGTGCGGACCGCCACCGTGGAGCAGCTCCAGGAGGTCCCCGGCGTCGGACCGGCCCTGGCCGCCGTGGTGCACGAGCGGCTGTCCGGCGAGCGCCCAGCGCCTGCGGTTAACCTGAGCACGGGAGAGGTGCTCGAGTGA
- the whiA gene encoding DNA-binding protein WhiA produces MAMTAKVKDELSRLPVTKTCCRKAEVSTMLRFAGGLHIVGGRIVIEAELDTAQSARRLRTFMAEVYGSSSELVVMSPGGLRKQTRYVVRATSDGEALARQTGLIDHRGRPVRGLPPRVVGAAACDAEAAWRGAFIAHGSITEPGRSSALEVTCPGPEAALALVGAARRLRVQAKAREVRGVDRVVIRDGDAIGAMLTRLGAHDAVLAWEERRMRREVRATANRLANFDDANLRRSARAAVAAGARVERAMEILGDDVPDHLRVAGELRLEHKQASLEELGQLADPPMTKDAVAGRIRRLLALADKRAEELGVDGTEANITPDMLED; encoded by the coding sequence GTGGCGATGACCGCGAAGGTCAAGGACGAGCTCAGCCGGCTGCCCGTCACCAAGACCTGCTGCCGCAAGGCGGAGGTCTCGACCATGCTGCGTTTCGCCGGGGGGCTGCACATCGTCGGGGGACGCATCGTCATCGAGGCCGAGCTGGACACCGCGCAGAGCGCCCGGCGGCTGCGGACCTTCATGGCGGAGGTCTACGGCTCCAGCAGCGAGCTCGTCGTCATGAGCCCCGGGGGGTTGCGCAAGCAGACGAGGTATGTCGTGCGCGCCACGTCCGACGGTGAGGCGCTGGCCCGCCAGACGGGGCTCATCGACCACCGGGGGCGGCCCGTCCGCGGGCTGCCCCCCCGGGTCGTCGGAGCGGCCGCGTGCGACGCGGAGGCCGCCTGGCGCGGCGCCTTCATCGCCCACGGGTCCATCACCGAACCCGGTCGGTCGTCCGCCCTGGAGGTCACCTGCCCCGGACCCGAGGCGGCGCTCGCGCTCGTCGGGGCGGCGCGGCGGCTGCGGGTCCAGGCCAAGGCGCGCGAGGTGCGCGGTGTCGACCGGGTCGTCATCCGGGACGGCGACGCCATCGGGGCCATGCTCACCCGGCTGGGCGCCCACGACGCGGTCCTCGCCTGGGAGGAGCGCCGCATGCGGCGCGAGGTGCGGGCGACGGCCAACCGGCTCGCCAACTTCGACGACGCCAACCTGCGCCGCTCGGCCCGGGCGGCCGTCGCCGCCGGGGCCCGGGTGGAGCGGGCCATGGAGATCCTGGGGGACGACGTCCCCGACCACCTCCGGGTGGCCGGTGAGCTGCGCCTGGAGCACAAGCAGGCCAGCCTGGAGGAGCTGGGCCAGCTGGCCGACCCGCCGATGACCAAGGACGCGGTCGCCGGGCGCATACGACGGCTGCTCGCGCTCGCCGACAAGCGGGCCGAGGAGCTCGGCGTCGACGGGACCGAGGCCAACATCACGCCGGACATGCTGGAGGACTGA
- the rapZ gene encoding RNase adapter RapZ → MTSRRSDLGEQPPTPPEATGRTDVVVLTGMSGAGRTTAGDVLEDRGWYVVDNLPPSMMVHLMDTTADDPQRQRVAVVVDVRSRDFTSELSAALETLGERGWRPRVVFVDSSDETLVRRFEAVRRPHPLQGEGLLLDGIRRERRMLGDLRSDADLVLDTSSYNVHELSAKIDALLNVEADVRLRLAVMAFGFKYGIPLDADVVLDLRFLPNPYWVPELRPHTGKDEAVRDFVLGSDLAQSFIDHAAQMLRTAMQGYLAEGRRYVTVAVGCTGGKHRSVATAEELTRRLSDLEESGVQLSTFHRDLGRE, encoded by the coding sequence ATGACCTCACGCCGATCCGACCTGGGCGAGCAGCCGCCGACCCCTCCCGAGGCGACCGGCCGCACCGACGTCGTCGTCCTCACCGGCATGTCCGGTGCCGGCCGCACGACGGCGGGCGACGTCCTGGAGGACCGCGGCTGGTACGTCGTGGACAACCTCCCGCCCTCGATGATGGTCCACCTCATGGACACCACGGCCGACGACCCGCAGCGCCAGCGGGTCGCGGTGGTCGTCGACGTGCGCAGCCGGGACTTCACCAGCGAGCTCTCGGCGGCGCTGGAGACCCTGGGCGAGCGCGGGTGGCGCCCCCGGGTCGTGTTCGTCGACTCCTCGGACGAGACCCTGGTGCGCCGCTTCGAGGCCGTCCGCCGGCCGCATCCCCTGCAGGGGGAGGGGCTGCTGCTGGACGGCATCCGCAGGGAGCGGCGGATGCTCGGCGACCTGCGCTCGGACGCCGACCTCGTCCTGGACACCTCGAGCTACAACGTCCACGAGCTCTCGGCCAAGATCGACGCGCTGCTCAACGTCGAGGCCGACGTCCGGCTCCGGCTGGCGGTCATGGCCTTCGGCTTCAAGTACGGCATCCCTCTGGATGCCGACGTGGTCCTCGACCTGCGCTTCCTCCCCAACCCCTACTGGGTCCCCGAGCTGCGCCCGCACACCGGCAAGGACGAGGCCGTGCGCGACTTCGTCCTCGGCAGCGACCTGGCCCAGAGCTTCATCGACCACGCGGCCCAGATGCTCCGGACAGCGATGCAGGGCTACCTCGCCGAGGGGCGTCGCTACGTCACCGTGGCCGTCGGCTGCACCGGCGGCAAGCACCGGTCGGTCGCGACGGCGGAGGAGCTCACCCGTCGGCTGTCCGACCTGGAGGAGTCCGGCGTGCAGCTGTCGACCTTCCACCGGGACCTGGGGCGCGAGTGA
- a CDS encoding phosphoglycerate kinase — protein MRTIEQLSEELGGLAGRTVLVRSDLNVPLDGSTITDDGRVRASVPTISTLREQGARVVVCAHLGRPKGSPDPQYSLAPVATRLQELLEGDGEGRVTFVEETVGERAAAAVAELEDGDVLVLENLRFHPGETAKSDEDRADFARQLADLADAFVSDGFGVVHRAQASVYDVARLLPHAAGGLVRSEVEVMRALREDPQRPYAVVLGGAKVSDKLGVIESLISVADRLLIGGGMVFTFLKAQGHEVGTSLLEQDQVETVKGYLDTAAERGVEIVLPTDVVVADDFSAEAAHEVVPADSMPAGRMGLDIGPEAQRHFVERLADARTIFWNGPMGAFEMEPFAAGTRAVAAALVERTRAGAMTVVGGGDSAAAVREFGYAEDDFGHISTGGGASLEYLEGKDLPGLSVLED, from the coding sequence ATGCGGACCATCGAGCAGCTGAGCGAGGAGCTCGGAGGCCTGGCCGGGAGGACGGTCCTGGTCCGCAGCGACCTCAACGTCCCCCTGGACGGGTCGACCATCACCGACGACGGACGGGTGCGGGCCTCGGTGCCGACCATCAGCACCCTGCGCGAGCAGGGTGCCCGGGTCGTGGTGTGCGCCCATCTCGGCCGGCCGAAGGGCTCACCCGACCCGCAGTACTCCCTCGCCCCGGTGGCGACGCGGCTCCAGGAGCTGCTGGAGGGTGACGGCGAGGGTCGGGTGACGTTCGTCGAGGAGACGGTGGGCGAGCGTGCCGCGGCTGCGGTGGCCGAGCTCGAGGACGGCGACGTCCTCGTCCTCGAGAACCTGCGCTTCCACCCGGGCGAGACCGCGAAGAGCGACGAGGACCGGGCCGACTTCGCCCGGCAGCTCGCCGACCTGGCGGACGCCTTCGTCTCGGACGGCTTCGGGGTCGTGCACCGGGCCCAGGCGTCCGTCTACGACGTGGCTCGGCTGCTCCCGCACGCCGCCGGTGGGCTGGTCCGGTCCGAGGTCGAGGTCATGCGCGCCCTGCGGGAGGACCCGCAGCGTCCCTACGCCGTCGTCCTCGGCGGTGCCAAGGTGAGCGACAAGCTGGGTGTCATCGAGTCCCTCATCTCGGTCGCCGACCGGCTGCTCATCGGCGGGGGCATGGTCTTCACCTTCCTCAAGGCGCAGGGCCACGAGGTGGGCACCAGCCTGCTGGAGCAGGACCAGGTGGAGACGGTGAAGGGCTACCTCGACACCGCGGCGGAGCGGGGCGTGGAGATCGTCCTGCCCACCGACGTCGTGGTGGCCGACGACTTCTCGGCCGAGGCCGCGCACGAGGTCGTGCCGGCGGACTCCATGCCCGCCGGCCGGATGGGCCTCGACATCGGCCCCGAGGCGCAGCGCCACTTCGTGGAGCGGCTGGCCGACGCGCGCACCATCTTCTGGAACGGTCCCATGGGGGCCTTCGAGATGGAGCCGTTCGCCGCCGGCACCCGGGCCGTGGCCGCGGCGCTCGTGGAGCGCACCCGCGCCGGGGCCATGACGGTCGTCGGCGGGGGCGACTCCGCCGCCGCCGTCCGCGAGTTCGGCTACGCCGAGGACGACTTCGGCCACATCTCGACCGGGGGTGGGGCCAGCCTGGAGTACCTCGAGGGCAAGGACCTTCCCGGACTGTCGGTGCTGGAGGACTGA
- a CDS encoding gluconeogenesis factor YvcK family protein — MSGPRVVALGGGHGLAASLRALRHLTEAITAVVTVADDGGSSGRLRQEFDILPPGDLRMALAALCEDTTWGHQWSAVLQHRFGGAGELSGHALGNLLIMALWELRPQEQVRGLDLVGRLLNTRGRVLPMALEPLDIEAVIEAETPAGRVDRSTVRGQSTVARQPGVVRSVRLIPEAPQACPEALESIKLADLVVLGPGSWFTSVMPHLLVPELRQALCDTPARRILTLNVSLSDDEANGYSLAEHVGAIAAHAPELTFDHVIADPQVVRSSAERVALDSAVERVGGRLVLTAVGSPGRPGVHDTLRLAAAYRDVISEQGL; from the coding sequence GTGAGCGGCCCGCGCGTCGTGGCCCTGGGGGGCGGTCACGGCCTGGCCGCCTCGCTGCGTGCCCTGCGCCACCTCACCGAGGCCATCACCGCCGTGGTGACGGTCGCCGACGACGGCGGGTCGAGCGGACGGCTGCGGCAGGAGTTCGACATCCTGCCCCCGGGGGACCTGCGGATGGCGCTGGCGGCCCTGTGCGAGGACACGACCTGGGGGCACCAGTGGTCGGCGGTCCTGCAGCACCGGTTCGGGGGCGCCGGCGAGCTCTCCGGGCACGCGCTCGGCAACCTGCTCATCATGGCCCTCTGGGAGCTGCGGCCGCAGGAGCAGGTCCGGGGGCTCGACCTCGTCGGGCGTCTGCTCAACACGCGTGGACGGGTCCTGCCGATGGCGTTGGAGCCGTTGGACATCGAGGCGGTGATCGAGGCCGAGACGCCGGCGGGCAGGGTGGACCGGAGCACGGTCCGCGGGCAGTCGACGGTGGCTCGCCAGCCTGGGGTGGTGCGGTCGGTGCGCCTCATCCCGGAGGCTCCGCAGGCCTGCCCGGAGGCCCTCGAGTCGATCAAGCTCGCCGACCTGGTGGTCCTCGGACCCGGGTCGTGGTTCACCTCCGTCATGCCGCACCTGCTCGTCCCCGAGCTGCGCCAGGCGCTGTGCGACACCCCGGCGCGACGGATCCTCACCCTCAACGTCAGCCTCAGCGACGACGAGGCGAACGGCTACAGCCTGGCCGAGCACGTCGGAGCCATCGCCGCCCACGCGCCCGAGCTCACCTTCGACCACGTCATCGCCGACCCCCAGGTGGTGCGCTCGTCCGCGGAGCGGGTGGCCCTGGACTCGGCGGTCGAGCGGGTCGGCGGCCGCCTGGTGCTGACGGCCGTGGGCAGCCCGGGCCGTCCCGGGGTCCACGACACCCTGCGGCTGGCCGCGGCCTACCGCGACGTGATCTCGGAGCAGGGGCTGTGA